Below is a genomic region from Spiroplasma endosymbiont of Dioctria linearis.
TTTAATTATTGAAGAGAGAAAAATTACAGCAGTAATTGGTATGACAGGTAGTGGTAAATCTACTTTAATACAATTAACTAATGGATTATTAGTAACTGAAACGGGACGAACAAAAATTGGAGACTTTCAAATTCCTGCATCTACTAAAAAAATTAAACAGGTTAAGGAATTAAGAAGGGAAGTAGGATTGGTATTCCAATTCCCAGAGTATCAATTATTTCAAGATACAATAGAAAAAGATATTTCCTTTGGACCAATTAATCTAGGCGCAAATAAAAAAGAAAGTTTTGAAAAAGTTCCTGAATTATTAAAGATGGTAGATCTACCAGTAGATTATGCTAAAAGAAGTCCATTTGATTTAAGTGGTGGTCAAAAACGTAGGGTTGCTATTGCAGGAATTGTTGCAATGGATGGAAATACACTTGTTCTTGATGAACCAACAGGGGGTTTAGATCCTCAAGGTGAAGAAGACTTTATGAATTTATTTAATAAATTAAATAAAGAAAAAAATAAGAGAATTATTATTGTAACTCATAATATGGATCATGTTTTACAAATTGCAGATCAAGTAATTGTTATGCATAAAGGTAAAGTTATTTCAAAGGGAACTCCATTTGAAATTTTCTCTAATAATAAGTTATTAGAAGAAATTGAAATAGAGCCACCAAAATTATACAAACTTGCTCATAAATTAAAAAAAGCAGGTCTTGATGTTACAAAAACTGAGTTTAGATCAGTTGAAGAACTTGCAAAGGCAATAAAATTAGCTGTTAAAGCTAAAAGAAAATAGGTAAGGAGAAATTCAATAATGAGAATGGTATTTGGTAGGTATATGCCCTATAATTCAATAATTCATAAAATGGATCCAAGATTGAAACTATTTATGATTATTTCATTAATTGTTGTTGTATTTTTGCCTATTGGCTATACAGGTTTTGTATTTACAGCAGCTTTTATTTTTATGATGTATATTATAAGTAAATTAAGCTTCAAGATGTTAGTTAAGTTATTTTTTCCAATAATATTTATATTTTTGGTCTTAATTTTAATTAATATATTTATGTTAAAGCCAAAAGGTTTTGAAGATCTAGCAAATGGGGTACATGATACAGGTGCTTATGCTTATGGTTATATTTATAAATGAAAAGCAATTTGTCTTTCAGAAAAAGCTTTATATTCAGCTTTATATATGACAATTAGAATATTTTTAATGATTACTTTAACTACAATTTTAACAGGTACAACACAGCCTTTAGAATTAACATTAGCAATTGAAGATTTATTATGACCTTTAAAATTAGTTGGGATACCTGTATATATTTTTTCAACAATTATTTCAATCGCTTTAAGAATGATTCCAACTTTAATTGATGAAGCAGGAAGAATTATGAAAGCCCAATCTTCAAGGGGAATTGACTTTAAGAATGGAAAATTAATTGATAAGGCTAAATCAATGACCTCTTTAATTATTCCTTTATTGGTATCAGCTTTTCAAAAAGCTGAGGATTTAGCTTATGCAATGGACTCAAGAGGATATGATCCTCATGCCAAAAGAACAAGATATAGACAAGTAAAATTTAGATTTTTAGATGTTATTATCTTTACTGTTGGAATGGGTGTATTTGCAACTCTTATTTGTTATATAAATATCAGTTCATTTCAAAATATGGTACAAATTCCTAGAATTGATACAATTCTATTTTCTTAATAAGTAACAATGTATTATTATTTATTAACTATTGAGTACGATGGAACTGATTTTTGTGGTTGAGCTAAGCAAAATAGACAATTAACTATTCAAGGTGAAATTGAAAAATCTATAGCAAAAGTAGCTAAAAACTCTATATTTAGAATAGTTGGAGCTTCAAAGACTGATTCAGGAGTTCATGCAAATGATCAAAAGGCATGAGTAGAATTAAACTTTAGGCCAAATATTGATGGTTTTTTAAAGGCCTTAAACAGAAGTTTAACTTTGGGTATTCAAGTAAAAGATATGATTCCCATAAGTAAGGAATTTAGAGTTAGAAACTGTAAAGAAAAAATTTATGAATACAAAATAAACTTAGGAAAAAATAATGTTTTTGAAAATAGATATTATTTTTTACCGAAGAATTCATTAAATATTTTAAAATTAAAAGAGGCCTTGAATATTTTTGTAGGTAATCATGATTTTTTAAATTTCTCAGGTTTAAAGACTAATGAAATAGATTTAATTAAAACAAAAAGAAAAATTAACTCAATTGAATGTCATTTGAATAATGATTTATTTTTAATCACTTTTAAAGCAAAGGGCTTCATTAGATATCAAATTCGAATGATTATAGGGGCTTGCATAGCTTACAGTTTAAACAAAATTAGCTTAGAAAAAATTATAAATGTTTTAGAACTAAAAGAAGAAAAAATGCCATATATTGCAAATCCTGAAGGACTTATTTTAAAAAAGATTATTTATTAACTGCTTTTTAAGGTATTATTTATTTAGGTCGGTTATTGTGAACTTAAATACACCAAAAAATGAGTAATAGTTATTTATTAGTTTATCTTTTTTGAATAAGTTTTCTTAACAAGAAGGAAAAGGTATGTAATAAATTTCTTTTACAGTAAGCCGACTAAAATACGTTTTAAACGTATTTTTTTATTTTCTAATTAGATATATTTTTAAAAATTAACTATCAAAAAAATTATTTTTAAATAATTTACAATAATTGCTGAGCACCAAACGTTTGTTATTTTTGTTTAAAATGCTATTATATTTTAAAGAGCAAATTTTGTAGGGGAGTTTATATGAATAGTTGTAATAAAAAAAATGTAAAAAAACTATACCTGTTATTTGTTTTAACTCATTTAACTATTATTTTTGCATCAACTTTTTTTGAATATTCAAATGATAATTTTTATATTGCGATACAAATTACATGAATAATAAACACTGTGATAATTAGTTTAATATGTTTTTGAATAATTATCGAATCAATGGTTATAATTAATAAGCTTAAAAAAAGTTTTATCGGTTTTAAGACATTTAAATGTTTTAAAAGATTTACTT
It encodes:
- a CDS encoding energy-coupling factor transporter ATPase gives rise to the protein MVSQPKWDFNGEIKFESVAYTYSKNSPFEFRALNGTDLIIEERKITAVIGMTGSGKSTLIQLTNGLLVTETGRTKIGDFQIPASTKKIKQVKELRREVGLVFQFPEYQLFQDTIEKDISFGPINLGANKKESFEKVPELLKMVDLPVDYAKRSPFDLSGGQKRRVAIAGIVAMDGNTLVLDEPTGGLDPQGEEDFMNLFNKLNKEKNKRIIIVTHNMDHVLQIADQVIVMHKGKVISKGTPFEIFSNNKLLEEIEIEPPKLYKLAHKLKKAGLDVTKTEFRSVEELAKAIKLAVKAKRK
- a CDS encoding energy-coupling factor transporter transmembrane component T, whose translation is MRMVFGRYMPYNSIIHKMDPRLKLFMIISLIVVVFLPIGYTGFVFTAAFIFMMYIISKLSFKMLVKLFFPIIFIFLVLILINIFMLKPKGFEDLANGVHDTGAYAYGYIYKWKAICLSEKALYSALYMTIRIFLMITLTTILTGTTQPLELTLAIEDLLWPLKLVGIPVYIFSTIISIALRMIPTLIDEAGRIMKAQSSRGIDFKNGKLIDKAKSMTSLIIPLLVSAFQKAEDLAYAMDSRGYDPHAKRTRYRQVKFRFLDVIIFTVGMGVFATLICYINISSFQNMVQIPRIDTILFS
- the truA gene encoding tRNA pseudouridine(38-40) synthase TruA — encoded protein: MYYYLLTIEYDGTDFCGWAKQNRQLTIQGEIEKSIAKVAKNSIFRIVGASKTDSGVHANDQKAWVELNFRPNIDGFLKALNRSLTLGIQVKDMIPISKEFRVRNCKEKIYEYKINLGKNNVFENRYYFLPKNSLNILKLKEALNIFVGNHDFLNFSGLKTNEIDLIKTKRKINSIECHLNNDLFLITFKAKGFIRYQIRMIIGACIAYSLNKISLEKIINVLELKEEKMPYIANPEGLILKKIIY